TCATGGTTTCGCTTCTCAGTTGAACCTGTGTTGAATTTGTTTCGCGTTTCTTTTTTTCCTTCTCTCTTCTATCATGCCCGCAAATACTGCCATCACTTCGCGGCTAAATACACGCTTCCCGGCTATTCTCTCTGCCGGTACGACACAAAAGATAGCCAGGTAATAGTTGATCTGGTGTATGGGCATCCCTAGTTCACGTGCAATGTCGCCCACAGACATCCATTGATGATTATTCATTTTTTATCCCTCCATTGATTGTCGTCATTACCCCTGATTCCGGTTATTCCGGCATCCCTAACTCCCGGGCGGCTGTGTGCCGGCCAAAAATGAACTGGCCGGCATCGACATAGACCTTTGTTGTCCAAAGCCCGATTTGCAACGTCCCCAGGAGGGTTTATGGTTTGCCCTCAGTAGGCACCATAACCAGACCTTGATCAGGCCTTCGTTTCGGAACACCCGGGAAGAAAGGGTTTTGCGGTAAATTTTGATCCAGCCTTGGATATCGGTATCCATTTCTATGCATGTCTCAGCTGTAATATCCAGATAGACCATACCGCTACATTAGCCGGCAAACATTCGTTTGCAGCCAACCATACTATTATTTTTTTTACTATTGCCTTCATTTTTCATTCACCTCCCATAACGCTTGTTTGATTTTTACTATGTCTTCGTCACGAAATACT
The sequence above is drawn from the Candidatus Brocadiaceae bacterium genome and encodes:
- a CDS encoding helix-turn-helix domain-containing protein translates to MNNHQWMSVGDIARELGMPIHQINYYLAIFCVVPAERIAGKRVFSREVMAVFAGMIEERRKKRNAKQIQHRFN